Part of the Acidimicrobiales bacterium genome, TCGCTGCGCGGCCAGGGTTGCCGGGTGCTGATCACCGAGGTCGACCCGATCTGCGCGCTGCAGGCCGTGATGGAGGGCTTCGAGGTCACCACGCTCGAGCGGGCGCTGGAGACCACCGACATCTTCGTCACGTCGACCGGCAACAAGGGCATCATCACGGCCGAGCACATGGCCCGGATGAAGCACAACGCCATCGTCGGCAACATCGGCCACTTCGACAACGAGATCGACATCGCCGGCCTGGCCCGCATGAGCGACGTGCAGAAGGTGGAGATCAAGCCGCAGGTGCACGAGTTCGTGTTCCCCGACGGCCACTCGGTGATCATGCTGGCCGAGGGTCGGCTGCTGAACCTGGGCTGCGCCACCGGCCACCCGAGCTTCGTGATGTCGATGAGCTTCACCAACCAGGTGCTGGCCCAGATCGAGCTGTTCACGAAGACGGCCGACTACCCGCTGGGCGTGTACGTGCTGCCGAAGCTGCTCGACGAGCGGGTCGCCCGCCTGCACCTCGACGCCCTCGGCGTGAAGCTCACCGAGCTGTCGAAGGACCAGGCCGACTACATCGGCGTCCCGGTCGACGGCCCCTACAAGGCCGACCACTACCGCTACTAGTCGACGACAACGACGTTCGGAGTGTCGAGGCCCTGGTGGAGGAGTACCGCCAGGGCCTCGCCACTCTCGACCCTGACGCCCGGCGGGAACCGGAGGGTGTGGTCGTGCGCCAATAGGGTGTGCTGACGGACGGGGCGACCGAGCGGGCCACGAGGGCGGGTGGCTTCGAGGCGCTCTACGTCGGGTCGTACGACCGGTTGGTGCGGCTCGCCCGCTTGACGTCGGCCGACGGCGTGCCGGCCGAGGAGATCGTCCAGGACGCCTTCGTCCAGCTGTACCGGCGCTGGGCCGACGTGCGCGAGCCCGCCGCCTACCTGCGTCTCGCCGTGGTCAACGGCTGCCGCTCGTGGGGCCGGCGCCGGCTGCTGCTGGCGCGCCGCGGCGACCCGCCCCGCCTGCCCGAGCCGGGCCTCGACGGCGACGCCCTCGCCGTGCGCCAGGCCCTGGCCACGTTGTCGCCCCGCCAGCGGGCCGCCGTGGTCCTCCGCTACTTCGAGGACCTCCCCGAGGCGGAGATCGCCCGGGCGCTCGGTTGCCGCCCCGGGACCGTGAAGTCGCTGCTGTCGCGCAGCCTCGCCAAGCTCAAGGGAGCCCTCGATGACGACTGACACCGAGACGCGCGTCCGCTCCGGCCTGGAGCAGCACGCCCGGTCGATGCGGGTGGCGGACCGGCCCCCGCTCGACCACCTGCTGTCCCCGGCCCGCCCCCGGCGTGTGGTGCGTCCGCCGTCGGTCCGACCGCTGGTCGCTCTGGCCGCGGCCGTGGTCGTC contains:
- a CDS encoding SigE family RNA polymerase sigma factor, whose amino-acid sequence is MLTDGATERATRAGGFEALYVGSYDRLVRLARLTSADGVPAEEIVQDAFVQLYRRWADVREPAAYLRLAVVNGCRSWGRRRLLLARRGDPPRLPEPGLDGDALAVRQALATLSPRQRAAVVLRYFEDLPEAEIARALGCRPGTVKSLLSRSLAKLKGALDDD